A stretch of DNA from Lepus europaeus isolate LE1 chromosome 11, mLepTim1.pri, whole genome shotgun sequence:
TGCTGCAGGAGGCTGTGGAACCACAGAGATCCTGCGCTAGAATGCCGAGCGGAGTCATGGGAGAACAGCCAACACACACCAGCAGCACAGAGATTGGCACAAACGTGGAAATGCTCAGAAAGCCCACCAGTTCTGTAGATGTGGGTCCACCCAAGGCCTCGGGGGCCTGTTCCTTTCCCCACTGAGCACAAGATTCTggattcaggtttttttttttttttttgacaggcagagtcgatagttagagagagagagagacagagagaaaggtcttcctttttgccgttggttcaccctccaatggctgctgcggtcagcgcatcgtgctgatccgaagccaggagccaggtgcttctcctggtctcccatgcgggtgcagggcccaagcacttgggccatcctccactgcactcccgggccatagcagagagctggcctggaagaggggcaaccgggatagaatccggcgccccgaccgggactagaactggtgtgccggcgctgcaaggcggaggattagcctgttaagccacggcgccggcctggattcaGGGTTTTAAGATGTAATGTTTGCCCTGCTGGGTTTCAGAGTTGCTTGTGATACCTTTTCCCTTGTCTATTCCTCCCTTTTGGAATAGGAGTGTTTACCTTATGCCTGTTCCACCATTGTGTCTTGGAAGTGGGTAACTTGGTTTTGATTTTGCAGCCCGCAGTTGGGGCGGGGTTTGCCTTGAGTTTCAGGTGGAATTTTGGACTTTCAGGCTGATGCAGAAGTATGTCATGAGTGTGGTTCTAGGACAGTGCAGTGATTACATTTGGTAGCTGAGCAGGATGTGAGCCTTCAGGGACAGTCTTCTGTCCCTACAGAGCGCTATGGTTTAAATGTGGCTTTTCCTTGACAAACATTAATGTTGAGGCCCAATTCTCCAATGTAAAGGTGTTGAGGAAAGGGGGCCTTTAAGAGAAATGATTTCACCACAACTGGCCATGTGAAGGAATCAATGATGGTGTCTTGCAGTAAGTTATCTTTCAAAGGAGTCAATAAATGCCtactaaaataatttctataaaagACTGAGTCTGGCCCCCACCACTCtcttgcttccctgcccgcctcctctctcctgctcttgtCATGAGACACTATCCATCGTGAGTCTATCAAGAATATCTGATGATGGTGTCACACTGTAGCACTTTCCACCCACCAGCATCATGAGTCAAATAAATGTCTAACAAAGTCTGTCACCACACTCAATGCCCAGGTTACAGCTTGTCTCCAGCTTAGCATGTAGACATTTATACCTCATCACGTGCATAGGTATATCACACATGTTAGACACACACGCACATCAAGTACACCTTAAAATATATCCACAGCACAAATTATAGACAAACATATTCTATATCACACATATGCACACTACTCATATCAATCATTAAGTACATACGCTTAAGACAAAATTTATATACATGGCACACACTTTGGAAAGATGCAATTTATTTGGGGAGCAATTGCTATTTATGTTGTATAGGGATAAGGAGAGACAATATCAAGAAAAGTTCGAGATTAGTCAAGCAGAGATGttatatgaagaaaatgtggGAGTTAATTAGGTAAGTAAGGACTGAAGATTGGTCCAGGTAGAGAAATAACAGGCAAAGTTGTAGTATCAAAATACCGTGTGATACCTAACCCTAAAGTGTTCTATACTGACACATGAATAGAAAGTGGAGAGTGGCAGGGACTATGGATATATGCAGAGCCAGCACTTGGGAAGCACTGAATAGCCTACCAAAACATGAGCATGTAAGTAGACTTTCTAATAGAGGATAGGTTCTGTTAAGTTTAAGCTTTCTATGCTATCAACATATCCATCCATGTTACAATGGAATTGAATGTGATTGTAACCCCTACTCTCTTTGtagacattttcagatttctcatgATTACACTTGAGTACTTTGAGGGTATTCTGGGTCCATACATACACATTTCTGTAGCGATCATTCCAAGTGCTCTTAACACATATATGCTCTATTTTGTACCATGGGATATAAATGAATATGTGGGGGTTCTTGTCTTTTGGAGCTTCTTTCTGCTTCATGAGGACATCACAAGTGTATGTGCTGAATTCTCTGTTTGGACTTAGGTAGTGCCGCTCCATGAATTCCTTCCATGAAAAATCCTTGCTGTGTACAAGCAGCCTGCATGGGAGGCACACCGAGGACAAGAGAATGATCCAGAGCTTTGGAGAGGATGCCATGGTAGTCACAAAGACTGTCTGCATGTCCAtggggaagaagagaaataaaattactgaCACACTGCCCTGAGCCGAGCTCCAACTTACAATTCCTGTCTTTGCCAATACAAGCAAAAGGGCCCAATAGTAGCATTTGCTTCCCAGACTAGAAGATAATAACTCACATTAGATAATAAGGCTTCTGAGAAATAAATGCATGCAGCCATCTGAGTGGGCAAAGCCAAAagtagtagaaaaaaaaatgaagtctgagAGTTTTAAATGACTCTGAACTACTCTCTAACCACTCTACTTGAAAAATCAATCACCAGCTAGCTAGCTTTCTTTGCCAGCTAAATTCTCAGAAGAATGTATGTCCAGAAGAGAAGACACTTAAAGATTATGTCACGATAGTGGTGAGGGCTGCCACCGACTAAGGGAATGTAGACGATGAGTGAGCACCTGGGAGGGACTTCCTCGGCAGGAGGCTCGTGTTCTCTGAAGTCCCTGCCCAGGCTGGTCAGGAACACCATCAACAAAGAACCCCAGCGCAGAGGCACCGCTCCGGGCGAGCAAGCCTCAAAGGAACCACTCTGGTCATGGCAGAGGGAGTTGAGTTGCCTGAAAAGGTCTCCCCTTTAAGCCAGCCCTCTGTCCTCATTTACCACGAGGAGTGCACCTGGCCCTACCCAAACCTCGTTTAAGCTCTGAGCAAGAGCGTTCTTACATGGGCCCAGTGCTTGTAACAGATCTGCGAGCATCCAGTGAGAGACATGCACGTGAGAGCACTTCTGAGGGTGTTGAGGGCCTACCTAAGGCACAGTACAGGGATAGATATGTTCTCATGTGTTAGCTTTTCCCTGGTCACAAAGGCCTAACCCAATGAGACTGCCAGGATTCCAGCTCTTTGAAGGCATTATGCTTTGGGAGACTGGGGGAAGGGGGAAAAGCTGTAGCAGTGGGATAAATGTTGACTTGGATCTTGGCCTGTTTCCCAGGATTTGGATGACATTCAATTCCTAACCCTGCTATCTAAAAATTCAAGCTTTTCTAGGCCTCTCTCCCAAGCATCCTCAGTGCCAGTCCTTCTTACTCACCTCGCTCAGTTTCAGCGTTCAGGTCACTGGTTGTAGTATCAGTATGTGGATCTCAAGAGAGGAGTCTGTCCTTCCTCTTTGCTTGGCACCCAAGAAGGCTACAAGTATCAGAGGAAGAAATAGCAGCAGGAGATAGAGTGTTCCAGATTtgtagtggtgatggtggggaGGGCGGAGGATGCCTTCGTGTGTGATCATGTTCCTGTATCTTCTCATCTAGAACACTTGGGTTTACCCTGACAATAACCTCCAGCAAGGCCACAGACATCAAAGATTGACTCCTGGGCACAAAGGAATTGCAAGGCACTGGAGGAATGTGACCCCACAGAGTTTATAGGAGGCAACCAGGTCTCTAAACTCATCCACAaacttctgagaaaaaaaaatcctggaatgGCTTTGCCATGTTGTAGGAATATTCAGCAAGGAGAACTGCCTCTGGAAGTGTGACCTGTGGTACTTCAGTGGAAAGGTGAAAGAGAATCCAGTCAAAGATAATCCTAATGAATAAAGTGAGATATTTGAATGTGTTTTCTGCCAACTCTTTCACAGGCTGCTCCTAGCTAGGCCACCTTTGTTGAGATTCTCATTGGGCCATCTTATTAGAAAAGCAGGGTGTTCCATTTATATCCAGATGTTGTCTTTGAACTCCCAACTCACGTCAAGCATTGCTTGAATAATAggctgtgggggtgggtgggtctTGTTTCAGAGAATCTCCCATGCATCCTCCTACTGTCATCCTTTGGATTATgaggagggaaaaagggaggaaTTCTGGGAATTTGTTTTACATAGCTAAAGAGATGATCCTAAAGACAAGTAAAGTGTCTCTCCTGAGATCCCATATATCAAGAACCCTTTCCAACAAGTTTGTGTTACCTATTGCGATTCAAGTCAAGGAGCGATGTAATAAgcatagaaagagggagaaggacacATGAAGAAGCAACTAAAAAGAGGGCCACAGTCTTTCAAGGTATCGCATTCTATGGTATGTTATAGAACATCAACAGGTAACTGAGAATTACAAGAAGTGCATGTAAACATAGTTCCAACACCGTTAAGTATTGTGCTGGTATCTGTTGTTGATAATATTATTACATATAAGGTTGTTCTATCCCAGGCATTTTCAATATTTCTTGTTAATCTAGTTTTTCTTAAGTAAGTGGTATTTGAATTTTGATGTTGAGAAAAATTTATTATGTATCCCAAGCTTAGATTCATGAATTGTACTGTGAGCTAAGCCAAAATCCTACTGTCTCTAAGATATAAAGCCAGTTAGGAAGCAACCTAAACTTAATTGCAGGGAATAGTACCTTTTCATGTTTGCAGAAATCAGTAACTATTAAAGCAACCCAGGATGGTGGGTCAACTATTACTTTGGAAAGTTGCTTAAATGGGTTTGCATTGGAGAGTTCTGCTTAGTAGTTTTTGGGACAGTAGTTTCTTGGGTAGTAACTAATGATTTGAGTCCTGAAGGAACTCTTAACCTTTGAATGTAATCGTTAAGACATTTGacggggcccgtgctgtggtgcagtgggttaagctgtcacctgctgcactggtatctcatatgggtgctgatttgagtcccagctgctccacttcaaatcctgttctctgctaacacacctgggaaagcagcagatgatggcctgggtccctgagtccctgccacccacatgggatactctgaagaagctcctgcctggctcctggctttggcctggtacagcccagGCTGTtcctgccatttgaggagtgaaacagtgaatggaagacctgtctctgtctccccttctccctctctgtaactctgtcttttcaaataaccataaaaaagaatgaaatcctgtcttttgcaacaaaatggatgcaactagaagccatcatgcttagtgaaataagctagtccccaaaaggcaaatatatgctttctctgaaatgtggcagttaatataaaatacaaaaaaaaataggatgaaaCAGatatcttgtgatatgattgctgcttatacttctgtggaactgtggtcttcctactttatACTTGTTATAGTTAgtagtgaattaagcctgtggaTTGAAATTacgtctttgtaaaaattaaagaaaaaaaggaaggaaggagaggggttgagggagggagagggaaaagaggaAAGTATGGTTCTCACAACTGTACTGATGAAATatatagaatttattttctttacattaataatatattttaattcactaaacattttctaaaacattttaaaggatcagcattgtggcataacagattaagctgccacctgcaaagtcagagtcccatatgggtgccagtttgagtcttggctgctccacttccaatccaactccctgctaatgtgcctaggatatcagcagaagatggcccaagttcttgagctcctgcacccatgtgtgagacccagataaaactcctggctcctggtttcaggctgtcccagccgttgtggccatttggggagtgaaccagcccatgaAATATCCCACACACCCCACCACGgccgtaactttgcctttcaaataaataaaataaatatctttaaaaaagaaaaaaggccatCTGCTGGGTTAAACCCTAGGGTTAgaacagcctgaagccaggagcctggaagtccatctgagtctcctacatgggtggcagagtcccaagcacttaagccatcatctgcttcctcccacgaTGCGTGAGCAGAAAGCTATAGTGGAAGCGAAGCAGCAAcaaggaatcaaaccagcactccattatgggatacagatgtcccaagtgtcagccacaacacctgcctcaaatattatttttcattgttaatGAAGTTTCAGTGTTAATAATGTTTAATTCTGCCTTGAATATTTTAACCAGaaaaaatggaatataaataTTACAACAATAAGAACAAACACCCAAGGTTTTGGTTGAATTTATGAAGCCACAGTAAAGCCATGGTCAGGTAGCAATACACTTAAATTTTCATAATTCTGTAACCCCAAGGCTGGCACTaatggtgtctctctctctccctctctcatcctgtctctcttttccttgcTTTTACTCTCACCTTTTCTCTCAATGAGATTAAGTGGTTTGGAGAAATTAAGGAAAGCATGTGATCATAGACCTCCTCTGTAAGTTAGATGTTGCAAGACTGCCAAGTGTGCCCAGGTACAATCAAAATACTGCCTGGATTTGTAACATAATAAAGAAGAACTGAGAGTACAAGAGTCAGTGATGCTATCTGCTTTATGATAACAATGATGGGGAACAAAAAGTTCACCAGAATGGGCCAGGTACATTGAATGCATGTGCATCCGATCAGTCATTAACTTTACAGTATAACGTGAAGAACCCAGTGAAAAAGTTCAAATGGCCCTTTCATTTTCAATCAAGAAACTTTATGAAAGTCTTGGTTTGATTACAATTAAAACTCAGAATGAAGAATGTGAACTCTTACAAAAAGGAATACAGGGCCAAGGACACAACTAGGGGACAGAAGATTAATATTATAAGGGAACAGTGGAATAGAAGATAAATTCCACCACGAGAGAGTGGATGTCTCCATGCTGAAGTCCTTATTTTAATAACTCTAGGAAATCACACTCTGAATCTCTACACCCTAACAACACGTCTGACACTAGATGAATGTGGGCTCTCCAAACACCAGCTAGGTGGCCTACAATTTAATTCAATTCTGTCTCTACCAAGACTTTTAGCATTAGATCCTACAAGAGCTCAATCCCACAAGGTTAATTCTACATCAGATGCCAATCACAAGTACAGATCTCCATTACGCCTGACCAATCTCTACCCTTAGGGGTCTCCACCACCCCTAATATTATAATTTTCTAGAATGTCCCAGAGAACTCAGGAGAACTCATTAGTTATATAACTCAGGATCAGCCTATcaactgtagtggaatgagaaggccatgcgaaggtggccactagcaagtgagcgtcagttagtcaggaatggctttgaaacccacctggctttggaaactgcctggcaacaggctgtgattggatggatttgaaactgcctggcgacaggctgtgattggatggctttggaaactgcctggcaacaggctgtgattggttggggtatagacctccccttgaccagattggctggtcttggctatataagctgttgtaccaactgtaataaacgagtctgcaggctgctcgcctcaggcctgctttcacccaactcccggggtctgtgtgttgactccgcgcctcttgcccccaccacgctgctcctctcagaaacgaacccactgcgacattgtggagaaatcaactgcaacaatcaaccacaaaaaaagaaactcagacaTAGGCCATATGGAACAAGagattttaagcattttattcattatcattttttttgaaaggcagagagagagagagtctccatttgctgattctctccccaaatgtccacaatggctgggggagggtcaggctgaagctaagggccaggaactcaatcagatctcccacattggtgacagggagCCATCCCCGGTGCCTCCCCCAGTGTGTGtcaccagaagctggaatcagaagcgggGCCTGGACTCTaatccaggcacttggatatggatgGCAGGTGTCTCAATTGTCatttttaaccactgagccaatgCCCTCTGCAGaacaaaggattttatttggGAAAAGGAAAGGGTTGCAATTGAGGCTGTGAAAGCTAGGAAAGTCCTAGGCATACACCCAAGGAAATCAGGGAAAAGGTAAAGATTttctaaagacaaagaaaagaaatccagataAACAGCTTCAAAATAAAGCTCATGGAATTCATTGGATACATTGGCATTATTTTGTTGGCGGAAACAACCACTACCTGGTTTATCTGAAATGCTGGGGCCACAGACTATTCTTGAGGCAGGCTAGTTACAAGGCAACAAGTGGACATACAGGTATTTTGAAAATGCACACATGAGAGCTTTTTTGTGGTCCTTGTTGACGTCATTGTGCTTAGGATTTTGATACGTGATTCTTGTATTGTTAATTCTCACATTCCTCCTTTTGATAAGGTTATTTCTCTGAAAGCATCACTGATGAACCATTTAGGTTTAATTGTCCCTTGGCACTAGGAATGATCTGTTCCAATTGGTCTGGTCTCACATTAGAGGGAAAATGTTTACTGCTAACagtcaatgttaaaaaaaaaatacctggccagcgccgctgctcacttggctaatcctccgcctacggcgctggcaccccaggttctagtcccggtcagggtgccggattctgtcctggttgcttctcttccaggccagttctctgctgtggcccgggaaggcagcggaggatggctcaagtgcttgggcactgcacctgcatgggagactgggaggaagcacctggctcctggcttcagatcagatcggcgcagcgtgccggccattgggggatgaaccaacggaagggaaggaagacctttctctcctgtctctctctctctcactgtctaactctgcctgtccaaaaaaaaaaaaaaaaaaaaaaaaaacaaacaaaaaaaaactttgaattgCATTTGAGGATCACAGAGGAccaaaaagaaaatcatcagGCTGTCTTCAAGGAGTTCATTGtcaaattcaatttttttgttcCTTAGGCTTTGATTATCATCTCAAAGTCCTGGGCTAGTATTCCTTTGTTAAGAGTCATATTTCTTTGGGAATTTCACAACTAATGTGTATGAAGATTCAAAAGAACAATACAGAATATAAAGAATAGCGATATTACAAATTCAatttgcaaaattattttgagCAATGGACCTAGGCCTGAACAGTTTATCAAGTAACCATGGAGAATTTGGTGAGACCTTGTGGAGACTTGCGGCTTGTTCCCTTTTCTTGTGTGACTGGGTTTTAACCTCCCCGGGGGAGTTGCAGATAGTACTGTGTGTACTATTAGCAAAGGCACAGACACCTGCTCGTTCAGTTGATCAATCATCAAGAGCAATTCTGTTTCTAAAACTACTCTGGCAAGGGAATCCAATGGTTGCTGCTGATGGACAACAGCCTTTGAAGTGGAATCCGCAAGGACACCTAAAGTAACAGATAAATTAGTCCATGGCAGAAGAGACTGACCGAACATGGGATATTTAGAATCACACAGATTACCAGGTAATATTCTTCCATTTCTGTGGTGTGGCAAGAGAGAATCTATCCGAAAATCTGCTTCAGATGGATTATACATTGACACAGGAGTGGTCAGGTATCCTAAGCCAAACTGACCTTTTGTTTCCCATTTATTGAGACAAGGGGTTTCCCACATACATGAGAGTTTGTTTAATTCTCCACAGATAAAAATATATCCTGGAGCACAGCATACAGTTTTCTGTGGATGCCCTGTGCATTGTTGAGTACCAATAGGGAAGAATTGGTTTCCAGTTCAAGACTCCACTATTGCATTGTCACACCATTAGTAGTCATCACTAATTAGAGATATTCATAAGACAGAGAAACCAGTGATTCATAACTTACTTGTTAACTGctactttataaataaaatatccagGTTCCTGTTGACAGAAGGTAGATTAAAggagggctggcgccgtagctcacttggcttaatcctctgcctgcggcgccagcatcccatatgggcgctgggttctagtcccggttgctcctcttccagtccagctctctgttgtggcccgggaaggcagtggaggatggcccaagtgcttgggccctgcacccgcatgggagaccaggaggaagcacctggctcttggcttcggatcggcgtagctctggccatggcagccatttggggggtgaaccaacggaaggaagacctttcattgtctctcactgtctaactctgtcaaataaataaataaataaacaaggtaGATTAAAGGAAGCTAACCACTGAACCTATAGATTCATTAGTGTATTTCACAAAGAGAGTTCATTAACCTTTATATGTTTACCTGGAGACAAATTGTGAGGAGTCAcgtgggttaataggcagtcagggtggtcccggGGAAATTGGACAAAGTGCTTACCTTCCCCTAAAAGTTAtttttagcaaggtcaaaagtgcctgcctgcAAGCTTTCAATTTTCCAGAAGAATAGCAAGGGAGAAGGGAGTGGGGATTCCATCCTGAGCTCACCATTTACTATAAACAAGTAAATACTGCAAATAAGACTATAGATCAGGTCTTGTGATGGGTTATGTCCTTGCCTTGTAATTGAGTGTCAAGCTGGtaagtttctctttcttctcccaaATTGTGCTCAGCAACCCCAgtaccaccagccccttcaggTTTCGCCACTCTTGGAAACCCACCCCCatatgccactctggctggaggtctcagACTCtagtaaatcttgcttttaaatctctctgcttgtctgcttggaaacttccatgtgagacaaagaactgaagtAATAATATTTTCTCCACTGCCGTTTCACCTGTAACAAAATCTATTTGAAATAGAATTAAGGATAAGCTTGGAGTCTTTCTATAACTTCCCTAAGACTTCATGTTTGTTAGCTATCAGTTGATAAACAAAAAGGTTAAAGAGAATATAATATAATACTTTTTCGAATTTTGCATAAAACAGTCATGATAAGAGAATATCTCCTAGAAGCATCCCATTCGAAACAATATCAAAACTGCCTCATGCTTAAAAAAACAGTTGGCTATCCTAAGTCCATCTTGGTGTTCGTGCTGCagtgtatgcatgtgtgcgtgtgtgtgtgcgtgtgtgtgcgtgtgtgtgtctgtgaaagagagagcgagagaaataCATCTCTGCGTGCTGCTACTTAGTCCTAAGTTTTCTCATCTTGAAAAAGATATATTGGCTTTTATTTTGACAATGACCAATTTGAGCAAATTGATTTGCTTCTCTTGAAAATTCTGTTTCATGCCTATGAgccctagaatttttttttaccccTCTCAATAGGTTAACTTACCACAATTATCTTTAGAAAAGGTAAAGTTCATCTCTCTATTTCCTGGTAAGGAACTTACTGATAATGAAAAGGCATTTATTTCTGTCATCCAACCCTCTCAGGGTACAGCTGAGCAGAAAAAATGAGGAAGGGTCAACATGTCAAGAATCAGCGAGAAAATTGATTCTTACTGATTTCAGggacattttcatttattaagcaTATGTGCTAGAGCAGAAAAGAAAAGGTGCTGGTGTCTCATTATCTGGCCCCTGGCAACGAACGTAGCCACCATTGTTGGCGACAGACACTCAGGACAAACTGGCACGTGCAGGAACATCAAAGGCAAGGAGAGCAGAACCAGCTGTGGTCAGTGGACTGAGGTTGTAAATGGGGAAAAGACTCATCAACGTGAACAGGTAAGCTATTTTCATAGGCAACAAAAACGTCTCTGAAACTGGTCAGGTTCAGTACTGGCGTGGAGGCCAGGGCATCCTCCCACGTGTCTAGAAGTGGTACCCTGGAGAGGACACTTCCTTATCCATGAGAGTTCCCGTCACTATTTCCACAGGTGGCCATGGTGTTGCCCCTGTTGCCATGAACACATGTGTGGTGCCCTTGAAGGGTGAGGCCAGGCTCGCCTTTGTGTTAAGTGTTCACAGATGTCTGTCATTTTGGTCTCTTGGTTggacatcacagtgcctggtaaGGAAGCATTGGTAGCTGGAGTCATCCTgagccagggctggcagggtCACACTCAGATCCAGTGTGAAAGTCAACAACAAAGGGCCTGGTCTCTTGACATCTCTTCCAAAGCCAAGGGCAAAGGGGATGCACTGGGTCCTCAGAGCAGCATTGATTGCCGAAGGCAGCTAATAGGATTGGGACCTTTCCCTCTGACAAGGCATCAGGAATCAGGCGTCTCTGGTCACCTAGTTATAGCTCACCTTTGGCCTTTATCATTAACCTTACACCTCTTACAAACCCATAAAATCGTACCACCAGTGTTTTAGTTACTGTATCTCCTAACAAATGACCCCAAGTGTAATAGCATAAAACCATCACTTATTATCCCAGTGAGCCAGAGGTTCAGATAGCACACAC
This window harbors:
- the EDDM3B gene encoding epididymal secretory protein E3-beta, with the protein product MASSPKLWIILLSSVCLPCRLLVHSKDFSWKEFMERHYLSPNREFSTYTCDVLMKQKEAPKDKNPHIFIYIPWYKIEHICVKSTWNDRYRNVYVWTQNTLKVLKCNHEKSENVYKESRGYNHIQFHCNMDGYVDSIESLNLTEPILY